ATATCCAGTCAAATGCGGGTATGGTAGTATCTTATTTTACTAAAGAATTACCGGCTGTTAAAGCCATGATGCCGGAGTCTTCCTTTTTGGTATGGATTGACTTCTCGGAGCTGAACCTGAGCGATCAGGCATTGAAACAACTCCTGGTGGAAAAAGCAGGCATCGGACTGAATGAAGGCATCTCTTTTGGCCCGGGTGGGGCAGGACATCAACGCATGAATATCGGTACCCCGCGCTCTATTGTTTCAGAAGCGCTTCAGCGTATATCACATGCGGTGAAAGAGGGGTAATCAAATGACCGAGTAGCAGAACAGCAGGAAGTCATGTTTAATTGGCAATTGACAATGTGAAGGTGTTCATGCCTGAATAGTGTTGACAAATTTGAAGATCAGAATTTTTTCTTCACTTTAGCTATCCATAATCATTTTTTAATTTTATCCTATTTGCCGAAAAGTGAGCGAAAAAGGCTATATTTGCAGTTGATAAATAAGTTGTCTTACAAACCCTATTTTTCATAAAATGAAGGTATTAAAATTTGGAGGTACATCGGTTGGATCGGCGCAACGTATGAAAGAAGTTGCAAAACTTATTTGCGATGGAGATCAAAAGGTTGTAGTGTTGTCGGCTATGTCGGGTACTACGAACACATTGGTAGAAATTGCCGATTATTTCTACAAAAAGAATCCGGTGGGAGCATTGGAAGTCATCAACAAGCTGGAAAAGAAGTATTACCACACCATAGGCGAATTGTATACTAAGCCGGCTATATTGCAGGAAGCTGAATCAGGCATAAAAACCCATTTTAATTATATCCGGACTTTCTCCAAAAGTATTTTTACATTGTTTGAGGAAAAAATCATTCTGGCTCAGGGCGAGATGCTTTCAACCATGATGATGCAACTTTATCTGAAAGAACTGGGCATTAACTCCATTTTACTGAATGCATTGGAATTTGTCAAAACAGATAAGAACGGAGAGCCCGATAATGCGTTCATCCGCGAAAACTTAAACAAACAACTCCAGCAATATCCTGATGCCGAAATCTATATCACACAGGGCTATATCTGCCGTAATTTCTATGGAGAGATTGATAACCTGCAACGCGGAGGCAGCGACTACACTGCTTCTTTGCTGGGAGCTGCTTTAGATGCCGAAGAGGTGCAAATATGGACCGATATTGACGGGATGCATAATAATGATCCCCGCTTTGTAGAGAATACCCATCCTGTGCGTAATCTTCATTTTGAAGAAGCTGCGGAACTTGCTTATTTCGGTGCAAAAATATTACATCCAACCTGCGTGTTGCCGGCCAAGTTGAGCAATATTCCTGTTCGCTTATTGAACACGATGGATCCATCGGCGTTGGGTACACTTATTTCAAACGAAACAGAGCATGGCAAGGTAAAGGCAGTAGCAGCAAAAGATGGCATTACGGCGATCAAGATTAAATCGGGACGAATGCTGTTGGCATATGGTTTCATGCGCAAAGTGTTTGAAATATTTGAAAGCTACCAGACTGCAGTGGATTTGGTAACTACTTCGGAAGTAGGTGTTTCCGTAACGATTGATAAGGTAAAACATCTGGAAGAAATTGTCAATGACTTGAAAAAACTGGGTACAGTTACCGTTGACCACGACATGGTTATTATTTGTGTGGTAGGAGATATTTATCACGAATACAACGGTTTGCAGGCATTAGTAGTGAATGCGTTAAAAGAAGTACCCATTCGTATGGTAAGCTACGGAGGAAGCGATTACAATATCTCTTTCCTCATCAAGAAAGAGGACAAACAAAAAGCATTACAAGCATTGCAGTCCATTTTTGAGTAAAGAATATTTGATTTCGAACAAATTATGATAAAAGGTAAATTCCCGTTAGAACAATTCAAGGCTGTAGAAACTCCTTTTTATTATTACGATTTAAGCTTGTTGAAGCTGACTTTGGAAAAAGTCAAATCCCTGGCCGGAGGCTTTGGCTATGATGTGCATTATGCGGTTAAAGCAAATGCTAACAAACATTTATTGGAACTGATTGCCAAAGAGGGTCTTGGCGCTGATTGTGTCAGCGGTGGAGAGGTAGGTGCTGCTGTCGAAGCCGGATTTTCTCCGGATAAAATCGTGTTTGCCGGCGTTGGAAAAGCCGACTGGGAGATCAAGCTTGGGCTTGAACATCATATCTTCGGATTCAATGTAGAATCAATTCCTGAGTTGGAAGTAATCAACCAACTGGCTGCCGAAAGGGGAGTGACTGCTTCTGTGGCCTTGCGAATTAATCCTAATGTGGATGCCCATACTCATCATTATATTACGACCGGATTGAACGAAAACAAATTTGGTTTTAATATGGAGGATATGGATAAGGTCATTCGCCTGTTGCCTGCATTGAAAAATGTGAAACTGATAGGAATTCATTTCCATATTGGATCTCAGATTACAGATATGGTACCTTTTCAAAATCTCTGCGTGAGGGTGAATGAGATTCAGGAGTTTTTTGAATCAAAAGGTATTCGTTTGGAGCATATCAATGTGGGAGGAGGTCTGGGGATTAATTATGAGCATCCCAATCATGTCCCTGTTGCTGATTTTGAATCTTATTTCAAAGTATTTAATAACCATTTGCAACTGAAGCCGCACCAAAAACTTCATTTTGAATTGGGACGCGCTATTGTTGCCCCTTGTGGAAGCCTGATTACAAAAACGCTTTATGTAAAAGAAGGTGCTACAAAACAATTTGTGATTGTAGATGCAGGGATGACTGATTTGATTCGACCGGCTCTGTACCAGGCATATCATCATATTGAAAATATTTCATCTGAAGGTCCTTTGAAAACATATGATGTTGTGGGCCCGATTTGTGAATCGTCTGATACTTTCGGTACAGAACGGACGCTCAACGAAACCAAAAGAGGAGATTATATCGCTTTACGTTCGGCTGGAGCCTATGGCGAAATTATGGCTTCCCGATACAATTTGCGCCAGCTTCCTGGCGTCTATTATTCAGAATAACCGTTTAGAAAGACGCAAAGCGATGAATTTCTTACTTCCTGAACAATGGCAGTTGCCGGATAAAATTCTGTTGACAGCCCTTGTCATC
The sequence above is drawn from the Microbacter margulisiae genome and encodes:
- a CDS encoding aspartate kinase: MKVLKFGGTSVGSAQRMKEVAKLICDGDQKVVVLSAMSGTTNTLVEIADYFYKKNPVGALEVINKLEKKYYHTIGELYTKPAILQEAESGIKTHFNYIRTFSKSIFTLFEEKIILAQGEMLSTMMMQLYLKELGINSILLNALEFVKTDKNGEPDNAFIRENLNKQLQQYPDAEIYITQGYICRNFYGEIDNLQRGGSDYTASLLGAALDAEEVQIWTDIDGMHNNDPRFVENTHPVRNLHFEEAAELAYFGAKILHPTCVLPAKLSNIPVRLLNTMDPSALGTLISNETEHGKVKAVAAKDGITAIKIKSGRMLLAYGFMRKVFEIFESYQTAVDLVTTSEVGVSVTIDKVKHLEEIVNDLKKLGTVTVDHDMVIICVVGDIYHEYNGLQALVVNALKEVPIRMVSYGGSDYNISFLIKKEDKQKALQALQSIFE
- the lysA gene encoding diaminopimelate decarboxylase, giving the protein MIKGKFPLEQFKAVETPFYYYDLSLLKLTLEKVKSLAGGFGYDVHYAVKANANKHLLELIAKEGLGADCVSGGEVGAAVEAGFSPDKIVFAGVGKADWEIKLGLEHHIFGFNVESIPELEVINQLAAERGVTASVALRINPNVDAHTHHYITTGLNENKFGFNMEDMDKVIRLLPALKNVKLIGIHFHIGSQITDMVPFQNLCVRVNEIQEFFESKGIRLEHINVGGGLGINYEHPNHVPVADFESYFKVFNNHLQLKPHQKLHFELGRAIVAPCGSLITKTLYVKEGATKQFVIVDAGMTDLIRPALYQAYHHIENISSEGPLKTYDVVGPICESSDTFGTERTLNETKRGDYIALRSAGAYGEIMASRYNLRQLPGVYYSE